In one Acetobacter sp. genomic region, the following are encoded:
- a CDS encoding urease subunit gamma, with product MKLTPREKDKLLVAMAAIVARKRLKRGVRLNYPEAIALITDFVVEGARDGASVADLMERGAHVITRDQVMQGVAEMIHDVQVEATFPDGTKLVTVHDPIR from the coding sequence ATGAAATTGACGCCTCGGGAAAAAGACAAGCTGCTGGTGGCCATGGCGGCCATCGTCGCCCGAAAGCGGCTGAAACGCGGGGTCAGGCTGAATTACCCGGAAGCGATCGCGCTGATTACGGATTTCGTGGTCGAGGGTGCACGCGATGGCGCGAGCGTGGCCGATCTGATGGAACGCGGCGCTCATGTCATCACCCGCGATCAGGTGATGCAGGGCGTCGCCGAGATGATCCACGATGTTCAGGTCGAAGCGACCTTCCCCGATGGCACAAAACTGGTGACGGTTCATGACCCGATACGCTGA
- a CDS encoding urease subunit beta, with protein sequence MTRYADPLPPGAVPGEIFPKTGDIELNAGAERLTLLVTNTGDRPIQVGSHYHFAETNPALKFDRDKARGWRLDVPSGGALRFEPGQEREVTLVPFRGARRAIGFRGDVMGEID encoded by the coding sequence ATGACCCGATACGCTGATCCCCTCCCCCCCGGCGCGGTTCCCGGCGAGATCTTCCCCAAAACGGGCGATATCGAACTGAACGCAGGCGCAGAACGCCTGACACTTCTGGTCACGAACACGGGTGACCGCCCGATTCAGGTCGGCAGCCACTATCATTTTGCCGAAACCAATCCGGCGCTGAAGTTCGACCGCGATAAAGCCCGCGGCTGGCGTCTGGATGTGCCGTCCGGCGGCGCGCTGCGTTTCGAGCCGGGACAGGAGCGCGAAGTCACGCTCGTGCCGTTCCGGGGCGCACGACGCGCCATCGGCTTTCGGGGTGACGTCATGGGGGAGATTGACTGA
- the ureC gene encoding urease subunit alpha: MARLSRFDYAMTYGPTTGDRLRLADTAILVEIEKDFTIYGEEVKFGGGKTIRDGMGQSQRTNAEGAVDTVITNAVILDHWGIVKADVGLVGGRIRAIGKAGNPDVQPGVNIIVGPGTEVIAGEGKILTAGGIDSHIHYICPQQIEEALSSGITTMLGGGTGPATGTAATTCTPGPWHMARMLQAAEGLPVNLAFAGKGNASRPEALEEMVRAGASCLKLHEDWGSTPAAIDCCLSVADRMDVQVMIHTDTLNESGFVEDTIAAFKDRTIHAFHTEGAGGGHAPDIIRVAGLPNVLPSSTNPTRPYTINTLDEHLDMLMVCHHLNPSLPEDIAFAESRIRRETIAAEDIFHDMGVLSMMSSDSQAMGRVGEVSIRTWQTAHKMKLQRGALLGDGDADNNRAKRYIAKYTINPAISHGLAHEVGSVEVGKLADLVLWDPAFFGVKPDLVVKGGAIVYAMMGDPNASIPTPQPVHGRMMFGGLGGSLAATCVTFVSQAALEDDIGHKLGLRRHLSAVSNTRGGIGKRSMIHNDATPVIEVDPETYEVRADGVLLTCEPAEILPMAQRYFLF; this comes from the coding sequence ATGGCAAGACTGAGCCGTTTTGACTACGCCATGACCTATGGGCCGACGACGGGCGACCGTCTGCGACTGGCCGATACCGCGATCCTGGTCGAGATTGAAAAAGACTTCACCATCTATGGTGAGGAAGTAAAATTCGGTGGTGGCAAGACCATCCGTGACGGCATGGGCCAGTCCCAGCGCACCAACGCTGAAGGCGCTGTGGATACCGTCATCACCAACGCGGTGATCCTCGATCACTGGGGCATCGTGAAGGCTGATGTCGGGCTTGTCGGCGGACGTATCCGTGCCATCGGCAAGGCGGGCAATCCGGACGTGCAGCCCGGTGTGAACATCATCGTCGGTCCCGGCACGGAAGTCATTGCCGGTGAAGGCAAAATCCTGACGGCAGGCGGTATCGACAGCCATATTCATTACATCTGCCCACAGCAGATCGAAGAGGCGCTGTCATCCGGCATCACCACCATGCTCGGCGGCGGCACCGGCCCCGCCACCGGCACGGCGGCGACCACCTGCACGCCCGGTCCGTGGCATATGGCGCGGATGTTGCAGGCGGCGGAAGGGCTTCCAGTCAATCTGGCTTTCGCTGGCAAGGGTAATGCCTCCCGTCCCGAAGCGCTGGAAGAGATGGTGCGCGCCGGGGCAAGCTGTCTGAAGCTGCACGAGGACTGGGGCTCCACGCCCGCCGCGATCGACTGCTGCCTGTCGGTCGCCGACCGCATGGATGTGCAGGTGATGATTCACACCGACACGCTCAACGAAAGCGGTTTTGTCGAAGACACCATCGCCGCCTTCAAGGACCGCACGATCCATGCGTTCCACACAGAGGGCGCGGGCGGCGGTCACGCACCGGATATCATCCGCGTGGCGGGGCTGCCGAACGTCCTCCCCTCCTCCACCAATCCCACGCGGCCCTACACCATCAACACGCTGGACGAGCATCTCGATATGCTCATGGTGTGCCATCATCTGAACCCCAGTCTGCCGGAAGACATCGCCTTCGCGGAAAGCCGCATCCGTCGGGAAACCATTGCTGCCGAAGACATCTTTCACGACATGGGCGTGCTGTCGATGATGTCTTCGGACAGTCAGGCGATGGGTCGTGTCGGTGAAGTCTCCATCCGCACATGGCAGACGGCTCACAAGATGAAGCTCCAACGCGGCGCATTGCTGGGAGACGGCGATGCGGACAACAACCGCGCCAAACGCTATATCGCGAAATATACGATCAACCCGGCCATCTCGCATGGTCTGGCGCATGAGGTCGGTTCGGTCGAAGTCGGAAAACTTGCTGATCTCGTCCTGTGGGACCCGGCTTTCTTTGGCGTGAAGCCTGATCTTGTCGTCAAGGGTGGCGCTATCGTCTACGCGATGATGGGTGATCCGAACGCCTCCATTCCCACCCCGCAGCCAGTACATGGAAGGATGATGTTCGGTGGGCTCGGCGGTTCTCTTGCCGCGACCTGTGTGACCTTTGTGTCTCAGGCTGCGCTGGAAGACGATATCGGCCATAAACTCGGCCTCAGACGTCATCTGTCGGCTGTGTCGAACACCCGTGGCGGCATCGGCAAGCGGAGCATGATCCACAACGATGCGACCCCGGTGATCGAGGTTGATCCTGAAACCTATGAAGTCCGCGCCGATGGCGTGCTTCTGACCTGCGAACCAGCGGAGATTCTTCCTATGGCCCAGCGTTATTTCCTGTTCTGA
- the speB gene encoding agmatinase yields the protein MDIAKLDALRRKYGSASGGDMFDPEFKAVAATQFSGGDRRSKSYSGVQTFLSLPYCPDAASSDDFGGLDVAVVGVPMDLGVTNRSGSRFGPRAVRDIERIGPYEHVLKRVPSSMCKAADIGDVGFRSRFSLEKSHEDIQEFYGRLVNAGVIPLSVGGDHSISYSILKAVGAKQPVGMVHFDAHCDTSGEYEGAKFHHGGPFRLAVLDGVLDPERCVQIGIRGSSEYLWEFSKDSGMTVIHGEDVPKLGTEAILKTVRDVIGAGPVYVSFDVDCLDPAFAPGTGTPEVGGLTTREALELLRGLDGLDIVGGDVVEVAPQYDATTNTAQAGAQILFEIFSLIAGKIAAR from the coding sequence ATGGACATTGCAAAACTGGACGCCCTGCGCCGGAAATACGGTTCCGCATCGGGCGGCGACATGTTCGATCCGGAGTTCAAGGCTGTTGCCGCGACGCAGTTTTCCGGTGGTGACCGACGCAGCAAGTCCTATTCCGGTGTGCAGACCTTCCTGTCCCTGCCATATTGTCCTGATGCCGCCTCATCCGATGACTTTGGCGGTCTCGATGTAGCCGTTGTCGGCGTGCCGATGGACCTTGGTGTCACCAACCGGTCCGGCTCCCGCTTTGGGCCGCGCGCCGTGCGTGACATCGAGCGGATCGGTCCCTACGAGCATGTCCTGAAGCGTGTGCCGTCCAGCATGTGCAAAGCGGCGGATATCGGCGATGTCGGGTTTCGCAGCCGCTTCAGCCTCGAAAAGTCGCATGAGGATATTCAGGAATTCTATGGCCGTCTGGTAAACGCCGGCGTCATTCCCCTGTCTGTCGGCGGAGATCATTCCATCAGCTATTCGATCCTCAAGGCGGTCGGAGCGAAGCAGCCTGTCGGTATGGTGCATTTCGACGCGCATTGCGACACCAGCGGCGAATATGAGGGCGCAAAGTTCCATCACGGCGGTCCGTTCCGTCTCGCGGTTCTGGACGGTGTTCTGGACCCTGAGCGCTGCGTGCAGATCGGCATTCGCGGCTCTTCCGAATATCTCTGGGAGTTCTCGAAGGACTCCGGCATGACCGTCATTCATGGCGAGGACGTACCGAAACTCGGGACCGAGGCCATTCTGAAAACAGTCCGTGACGTTATCGGCGCCGGTCCTGTCTATGTCAGCTTTGATGTGGACTGCCTTGATCCGGCTTTTGCACCCGGCACCGGCACGCCGGAGGTGGGAGGGCTGACAACCCGGGAAGCGCTGGAACTGCTGCGTGGACTTGATGGTCTCGATATCGTGGGTGGTGATGTTGTCGAGGTCGCGCCGCAATATGACGCGACCACCAATACGGCGCAGGCGGGCGCCCAGATACTCTTTGAGATTTTCAGCCTGATCGCAGGGAAAATCGCCGCTCGATAA
- a CDS encoding urease accessory protein UreD — translation MADQSEATDPALLQRAVGAYGLEVRLSENATRISGLRQQGCCRILMPRRPQGTPEAVLVNVSGGIAAGDRISGDIVCRTGSCLTVTTQAAERIYKAREQDAPARIEARCTVESGARLDWLPLETIFFDRSATSRLLEIDMAGDAIVLGCETRVFGRSGSDETVEHIRLRDRLRIKRDDELLWVESLIAEGPLARLLEQKAIAAGRTVMLTLWLVAPDAEAWLALVREALGTQENGVEAAASAWNGMLVVRALGVSNLAISRLSRRLLSILREGRGDPVTWRA, via the coding sequence ATGGCTGATCAGTCAGAAGCGACCGATCCGGCGCTGCTTCAGCGCGCCGTCGGTGCTTACGGTCTGGAGGTCCGCCTGTCCGAAAATGCCACACGGATTTCCGGACTGCGGCAGCAGGGCTGTTGCCGCATCCTGATGCCGCGTCGTCCACAGGGCACACCGGAAGCCGTACTGGTCAATGTCTCCGGTGGCATTGCGGCAGGCGACCGGATCAGCGGTGACATTGTCTGCCGGACAGGAAGCTGCCTGACCGTGACGACACAGGCAGCGGAACGGATTTACAAGGCGCGCGAGCAGGATGCGCCAGCCCGTATTGAAGCCCGCTGCACGGTCGAATCAGGTGCGCGGCTGGACTGGCTTCCTCTGGAGACGATCTTTTTCGACCGGAGCGCGACATCCCGGCTTCTGGAAATCGACATGGCCGGAGACGCGATAGTCCTCGGCTGTGAGACACGGGTTTTCGGACGCTCCGGCTCAGACGAGACGGTCGAGCATATCCGCCTGCGGGACCGCCTGCGGATCAAAAGGGATGATGAACTGCTCTGGGTAGAATCGCTGATCGCGGAAGGACCGCTCGCCAGACTTCTGGAGCAGAAGGCCATCGCCGCCGGACGGACGGTGATGCTGACACTGTGGCTGGTCGCGCCGGACGCGGAGGCATGGCTCGCCCTCGTGAGGGAAGCTCTCGGCACGCAGGAGAATGGTGTGGAAGCCGCCGCATCGGCGTGGAACGGGATGCTGGTGGTCCGAGCGCTTGGGGTCAGCAATCTCGCCATCTCACGGCTTTCCCGGCGTCTGCTGTCCATTCTGCGGGAAGGACGAGGTGATCCGGTGACGTGGCGCGCATGA
- a CDS encoding Ppx/GppA family phosphatase gives MQADIPARSAVVDLGSNSVRMVVFDGVSRNPVSIFNEKAVLRLGRGLTHTGRLNEEGVALAVDVLRRFHAIARGMNADPFEILATAAVRDAENGPEFVASLRKIMPDVPIRILSGIEEADHAALGVLCGIPEADGLVADIGGGSLELIRIDSEGRHDANTLPLGVIRLGDRANGDLMAAKAIADDELAGVEWLETMKGQTLYLVGGAFRALARLQIARTSYPLNILHYYTLTPQMAREMTGWLIQSNRRVLERLPGVPRKRLDDVPFAATVLRRLLKRVSPDRVVFCVDGLREGWYALNVAPDLQQEDPLESMARQMCERLGRSTTLPEALFDWISVIFPEETEHQKRLRKVACWLSDVGSHDHPEYRAEQTFLRILWMQSGGIDHEARAALALALAIRYEGEVDAVWLAPARALLDAETFTWGLTLGFSLRLAYSLCGGTETLLNGTRLEREEGGLCLYLTSARVAVRGDSVRRRLTRLAQIMGLESRVDEVPSV, from the coding sequence ATGCAGGCTGACATTCCGGCGCGTTCCGCTGTTGTCGACCTTGGCTCCAACTCTGTCCGCATGGTCGTCTTCGATGGGGTTTCACGGAATCCGGTCTCCATCTTCAATGAAAAGGCCGTTCTTCGTCTTGGTCGGGGGCTGACCCATACGGGACGGCTGAATGAAGAGGGCGTCGCGCTGGCCGTCGATGTACTGCGCCGTTTTCATGCCATTGCCCGCGGCATGAATGCCGATCCGTTCGAGATTCTGGCTACTGCCGCCGTGCGCGATGCCGAAAATGGTCCTGAGTTCGTCGCTTCTCTCCGGAAAATCATGCCGGATGTGCCGATCCGCATTCTGTCCGGGATCGAGGAGGCGGACCATGCGGCGCTTGGTGTGCTGTGCGGCATTCCGGAGGCGGACGGTCTTGTGGCGGATATCGGCGGAGGATCGCTTGAACTGATCCGCATTGATTCTGAAGGACGGCATGACGCCAACACGCTTCCGCTGGGCGTGATCCGTCTGGGTGACCGGGCCAATGGCGACCTTATGGCCGCCAAAGCCATAGCTGATGACGAGCTTGCCGGAGTCGAGTGGCTGGAGACGATGAAAGGCCAGACGCTCTATCTTGTCGGTGGCGCTTTTCGCGCCCTTGCGCGTCTGCAGATCGCCCGTACCAGCTATCCGTTGAATATCCTGCATTATTATACCCTGACTCCGCAGATGGCGCGGGAGATGACGGGCTGGCTCATCCAGAGCAACCGGCGCGTCCTGGAACGCCTGCCCGGCGTGCCGAGGAAACGGCTGGATGACGTTCCATTCGCCGCGACGGTTCTGCGCCGTCTGCTCAAGCGGGTTTCACCGGATCGCGTCGTGTTCTGCGTCGATGGCCTGCGGGAAGGCTGGTATGCGCTGAACGTTGCGCCGGACCTCCAGCAGGAAGACCCGCTGGAATCCATGGCCCGGCAGATGTGTGAGCGCCTTGGTCGCAGCACGACGCTGCCTGAGGCGCTGTTCGACTGGATTTCCGTGATCTTCCCCGAAGAGACCGAGCATCAGAAGCGGCTGAGAAAAGTGGCGTGCTGGCTGTCTGACGTAGGCAGCCACGATCATCCGGAATATCGGGCTGAACAAACGTTCCTGCGTATCCTGTGGATGCAGAGTGGAGGGATTGATCACGAGGCCCGCGCTGCCCTCGCTCTCGCTCTGGCCATCCGGTATGAAGGAGAGGTCGATGCGGTGTGGCTGGCTCCGGCGCGGGCCCTGCTGGATGCGGAGACCTTCACCTGGGGGCTCACTCTCGGTTTTTCGCTCAGGCTGGCCTATTCCCTGTGCGGCGGAACGGAAACGCTGCTCAACGGCACAAGACTGGAGCGGGAAGAAGGCGGTCTCTGCCTGTATCTCACTTCGGCGCGTGTAGCCGTGCGGGGAGACTCCGTACGTCGGCGTCTGACCCGGCTGGCGCAGATCATGGGGCTCGAATCCCGTGTTGATGAAGTGCCGTCAGTCTGA